A single Flavobacteriales bacterium DNA region contains:
- a CDS encoding DUF479 domain-containing protein, translated as MNIAIGNFIGDGVKGRITEKYPPLITVGLRLHRFIDDMADTHPVNLEARKALYPHFGKYSAVVQDMLHDHFLALHWDNYSEQDISTYLDEFYKHADRSLDIFPEHQKRFYLAMKEGNWLMNYRYLDNIERAFSGLSRRVLRPNSIHLAGQYLRKNHSRLEAEFLIFFPILMRASQIELDRLLTKL; from the coding sequence ATGAACATCGCCATAGGCAACTTCATAGGCGATGGGGTGAAAGGAAGGATCACCGAGAAATATCCACCGCTCATCACGGTAGGTCTCAGGTTGCATAGATTCATTGATGACATGGCCGATACGCATCCGGTGAACCTGGAAGCACGAAAGGCACTATATCCTCATTTTGGGAAATATTCGGCCGTGGTCCAGGATATGCTGCACGACCATTTTCTGGCACTGCACTGGGACAACTATTCCGAGCAGGATATCTCCACCTATCTAGATGAATTCTATAAGCATGCAGACCGGTCACTCGACATATTTCCTGAGCATCAGAAGCGATTCTATCTGGCCATGAAAGAAGGGAATTGGTTGATGAACTATCGATATCTCGACAATATCGAAAGGGCATTCTCTGGGCTCTCGAGACGGGTGCTCAGACCCAACTCCATTCATCTTGCAGGGCAGTATCTACGGAAGAATCATTCTCGTTTGGAAGCGGAGTTCTTGATCTTTTTTCCCATACTCATGAGGGCATCGCAGATAGAACTGGACCGATTGTTGACAAAGCTGTAG
- a CDS encoding histidine kinase — protein sequence MGITPTRRKYYWQSQLAGWTIYSLMLTVWNYIGSGLGVSLALKLFFLIIGLGVGLSHLFRLLIINRGWLTMRLEAIIPRVILGSLLFGVVYALLLASILDLFFDNVGPVLTGDSADLLTLFVTFTILFLLWATGYFAYHYLRNYELEEIKNLRLESSQRELELTNLKSQLNPHFIFNAMNSIRALVDEEPAQAKSAVTKLSNILRSSLMAGRQNLVTIRDELNLVKDHLDLEEIRYEERLKVTYEVDERLLDLKIPPMMIQMLVENAIKHGISRLQEGGTLHIEIRESDNKIIVSVENSGDLGSKKRGTGIGLENLKRRLNILYKDEASFLIQQKPEKKVKATLTLPKTHSI from the coding sequence GTGGGTATAACACCGACCAGACGGAAATACTATTGGCAATCGCAATTGGCCGGTTGGACCATCTATTCACTGATGTTGACGGTGTGGAACTACATCGGCAGTGGACTAGGGGTCTCTCTGGCACTCAAACTCTTTTTCCTGATCATAGGTCTAGGGGTCGGCTTATCCCATCTCTTCCGATTGCTGATTATCAATCGGGGCTGGCTGACCATGCGTTTAGAGGCCATCATTCCCCGGGTCATATTGGGCAGCCTGCTCTTCGGAGTGGTATATGCGCTGCTTTTGGCCAGTATCTTGGACCTGTTCTTTGATAACGTAGGTCCGGTTTTGACAGGAGACTCGGCCGATCTCCTTACCCTCTTCGTCACGTTCACCATTCTCTTCCTCCTATGGGCAACTGGCTATTTTGCTTACCACTACCTGCGCAATTACGAATTGGAGGAGATCAAGAATCTCCGATTGGAATCCAGTCAACGAGAATTGGAGTTGACCAACTTGAAGTCCCAACTCAATCCACATTTCATCTTCAATGCGATGAACTCCATCCGTGCTTTGGTTGACGAAGAACCCGCACAGGCCAAGAGTGCTGTGACCAAGCTTTCCAATATCCTACGGAGCTCGTTGATGGCCGGTAGGCAGAATCTGGTGACAATCCGCGATGAATTGAATCTGGTCAAGGACCACCTTGACCTGGAAGAGATACGCTACGAGGAACGACTCAAAGTCACCTATGAAGTGGATGAACGCTTGCTGGACCTCAAGATACCCCCGATGATGATCCAGATGCTGGTAGAAAATGCCATAAAACATGGGATTTCCAGACTCCAAGAAGGTGGGACATTGCACATCGAGATACGAGAGTCGGATAATAAGATCATTGTGTCTGTAGAGAACTCCGGAGACCTAGGCTCCAAGAAAAGAGGGACCGGTATCGGCCTGGAGAACCTCAAGCGCAGGCTCAATATCCTGTACAAAGACGAAGCTTCATTCCTTATCCAACAAAAACCAGAGAAGAAGGTCAAGGCCACCTTGACACTTCCTAAGACCCATAGCATATGA
- a CDS encoding response regulator: protein MRTIVIDDERLARKELISLLKQYVHIDVISESSNADDAKKKIESLRPDLIFLDIQMPEKDGFQLLAELEYVPKVIFVTAYDEYALKAFEVSALDYLLKPVEPQRLEETLKRLDSTNDQETTDDSLTRKSRLGQDDQIFLKDGDRCWFVTLSEVSKFQSEGNYVRVFFKNQKPMILRSLNNLETTLDARTFFRANRKYIINLKWIDKVESWFNGGLMVTLKDGTEVEVSRRQAAKFKETMSL, encoded by the coding sequence ATGAGAACGATAGTCATAGATGATGAACGATTGGCCCGCAAAGAGTTGATCAGTCTGCTGAAGCAATATGTCCACATCGATGTGATCTCAGAATCATCCAATGCAGATGACGCTAAAAAGAAGATAGAATCACTTAGACCCGACCTGATATTCCTCGACATTCAGATGCCCGAAAAGGATGGCTTCCAATTGCTTGCAGAACTGGAATACGTGCCCAAGGTGATCTTTGTGACTGCATACGATGAATATGCGCTCAAAGCCTTCGAGGTAAGTGCGCTGGACTATCTGTTGAAGCCCGTAGAACCACAGCGTTTGGAAGAGACCCTGAAACGCTTGGATTCGACCAACGATCAAGAGACGACCGATGATAGTCTCACTCGCAAGTCCCGGCTCGGTCAAGACGACCAGATCTTCTTGAAGGATGGGGACAGATGTTGGTTCGTCACCTTATCAGAGGTCTCCAAATTCCAATCAGAAGGCAACTACGTGAGAGTGTTCTTCAAGAACCAGAAACCAATGATCCTGCGGTCCCTCAATAATCTGGAGACCACTTTGGATGCGCGTACCTTCTTCAGGGCAAATAGGAAATACATCATCAATCTGAAATGGATCGATAAGGTGGAATCCTGGTTCAACGGAGGGCTGATGGTCACTCTTAAAGACGGGACTGAAGTAGAGGTATCCCGGAGACAGGCTGCAAAATTCAAAGAGACGATGAGTCTCTGA
- a CDS encoding OmpH family outer membrane protein, with the protein MQKINTALIIIALLISGYLLVDRMKGSTAEDPTQEVSVEPIEEGETLPGEGKIAYINIDSININFTYLDDKLKVLKEETSRSERRMANRMRKAEEEYMKLQEEARYMTPSQMQEAEQKIQQSQMDLQAYQEKLTSDLIKLETEIQEDLNERIMGVVEDINAKYGYDYILAKSAGGGILIGNESYEITQEVIEMLNQRYAEELAAEKSEGTE; encoded by the coding sequence ATGCAGAAAATCAATACCGCACTCATCATCATCGCCCTGCTCATCTCAGGTTATCTCTTGGTCGATAGGATGAAAGGAAGTACGGCCGAAGACCCTACCCAAGAAGTATCAGTCGAACCCATTGAAGAAGGTGAGACATTGCCTGGAGAAGGTAAGATCGCCTACATCAACATTGACAGTATCAACATCAATTTCACCTATCTGGATGACAAGCTGAAAGTCCTTAAAGAGGAGACCAGCCGCTCAGAAAGGAGAATGGCCAATAGGATGAGAAAAGCAGAGGAAGAGTATATGAAGCTCCAGGAAGAGGCCAGATATATGACTCCCAGTCAGATGCAAGAAGCAGAGCAAAAGATCCAACAGAGCCAGATGGACCTACAGGCCTATCAAGAGAAATTGACCTCAGACCTCATCAAGCTGGAGACTGAGATACAAGAAGACCTCAACGAGCGCATCATGGGAGTGGTGGAGGACATCAATGCCAAATATGGCTATGACTACATTCTCGCTAAATCTGCCGGAGGAGGCATATTGATCGGCAATGAATCCTATGAGATCACACAGGAAGTGATCGAGATGCTGAATCAGCGCTATGCGGAGGAACTCGCAGCTGAGAAATCAGAAGGCACGGAATAA
- a CDS encoding AAA family ATPase yields the protein MPAHPSLISTEIHQRSLVDFLDFEPTGSQSQAIYALARLLSSQRPRCALLIKGYAGTGKTTLMRSLVKHLTSMGSEAVLLAPTGRAAKVLSQYTGRFSSTIHRHIYRRNVDASGRSHFSLAPNKRENVLFIVDEASMLGNDKGVVYNGLLDDLMAYVFSGPGCKLVLLGDDAQLPPVGLDQSPAMDVDTMRSDYDLTIAGCTMIDIVRQDAQSAILSLATAVRMRVFDTEDKNLTLNYSKGPEVFHLDPRDLADELESCYSHYGVEQVRVICRSNRSANQYNQQIRQQVLQLDDRIGGGDLVMIVRNNYLWTQEEGNMPFIANGDLAEVLYVKEQRQLYEMEFARLGLDFMDYPDEPTMEAMALLDTLEEKSSSMSEDKMSKLYAAVKSDHAFEGGPSSLQEKMQKDPWYNALQIKFGYAVTCHKAQGGQWPVVFVDRGYLTDEMMDREFWKWLYTAVTRATEKLYLIGF from the coding sequence ATGCCAGCGCATCCATCCTTGATATCAACGGAGATCCATCAGCGATCATTGGTCGATTTCCTGGATTTCGAACCCACTGGATCACAATCCCAAGCCATCTATGCCCTCGCCCGGCTTCTCTCGAGTCAGCGACCACGATGTGCTTTACTGATAAAAGGCTATGCTGGGACAGGTAAGACTACATTGATGCGTTCATTGGTCAAGCACTTGACCTCTATGGGGAGCGAGGCGGTGCTCCTTGCTCCCACAGGCAGGGCAGCTAAGGTGCTGTCACAATACACAGGTAGATTCAGCAGTACCATCCATCGTCACATCTATAGGCGGAATGTGGATGCATCCGGGAGGTCACATTTCAGCTTGGCACCCAATAAGCGGGAGAATGTACTGTTCATCGTTGATGAGGCTTCTATGCTCGGCAATGACAAAGGAGTGGTCTATAATGGTCTTCTGGATGACCTCATGGCCTATGTTTTCTCAGGGCCAGGTTGCAAACTGGTCCTGCTAGGGGATGATGCGCAGTTACCTCCTGTAGGCTTGGACCAGAGTCCGGCAATGGATGTGGACACGATGCGGAGCGACTATGACCTGACCATCGCGGGATGTACGATGATCGACATAGTCAGACAGGACGCGCAGAGTGCCATTCTCAGTCTGGCCACTGCGGTGAGGATGAGGGTGTTCGATACAGAAGACAAAAATTTGACCTTGAACTATTCCAAGGGTCCAGAAGTATTCCACCTAGACCCGAGGGATCTAGCCGATGAATTAGAGTCATGTTACAGCCATTATGGTGTAGAGCAGGTCCGGGTGATATGTAGATCCAATCGATCGGCCAATCAATACAATCAGCAGATACGTCAACAGGTATTGCAATTGGATGACCGGATAGGAGGTGGGGACCTAGTCATGATCGTCCGCAACAATTATCTCTGGACCCAAGAAGAAGGGAACATGCCATTCATTGCCAATGGTGATTTGGCGGAGGTACTGTATGTCAAGGAACAGAGGCAGCTTTATGAAATGGAATTCGCCCGATTGGGTCTCGATTTCATGGATTATCCCGATGAGCCGACCATGGAGGCCATGGCGCTGCTCGACACCTTGGAGGAGAAATCATCATCCATGTCCGAGGATAAGATGAGCAAGCTGTACGCAGCTGTCAAATCCGACCATGCATTCGAAGGTGGCCCTAGTTCGCTTCAAGAAAAAATGCAGAAGGATCCTTGGTACAATGCGCTACAGATCAAATTCGGCTATGCAGTCACCTGCCACAAGGCACAAGGCGGACAGTGGCCAGTGGTCTTTGTCGATCGGGGATATCTGACCGATGAGATGATGGATAGGGAATTCTGGAAATGGCTCTACACAGCTGTGACTCGGGCCACCGAGAAATTGTATTTGATCGGATTCTGA